A region of the Sphingomonas sp. S2-65 genome:
CCTCGCCCGCCAAGGCCATCCCCGCGGCCAGACCGGCATGCGTCCCCGCGCTGCCATTGGCGACGACGATCCGCGCGAAGCGGAGCCCCAGCGACGCTTCCTGCTCCAGGATCTCGGCGGCGCAGGCCGCATAGCCGAGGCAGCCGACCGGCGAAGATCCGCCCGCGCCGACGACATAGGCCCGCCGACCCTTGGCCAGGAGCGCTGCCGCCCGCGCGTCGGCGAAAGCCATGGCATCGGCGTCGCCCGGCAGGCGGTACACCCGCGCGCCGAACAGCGGGTCGAGCAGCTGGTTGCCGCTGTGCAGATAGTCCGGGTCCTCGCGCGGCACCACGCGCCGCAGCACCAGCTCGCAGGCGAGCCCAGCCCGCGCCGACGCCGCCGCGCTCAGCCGGGCGTGATTGGATTGCAGCGCGCCGGTGGTGATGAAGGTGTCGCACCCCTGCGCCTTGGCATCGCCGAGCAGGAATTCGAGCTTGCGCAGCTTGTTGCCGCCGCCGCCCAGCCCCATCAGGTCATCGCGCTTGACGAATATCGGGACGCCGCCGGCTGCGGGCCCCAGCGCCGCCTCCAG
Encoded here:
- a CDS encoding D-cysteine desulfhydrase family protein encodes the protein MGAARIRSALAGFATESLLEGVTPIQRLPRLEAALGPAAGGVPIFVKRDDLMGLGGGGNKLRKLEFLLGDAKAQGCDTFITTGALQSNHARLSAAASARAGLACELVLRRVVPREDPDYLHSGNQLLDPLFGARVYRLPGDADAMAFADARAAALLAKGRRAYVVGAGGSSPVGCLGYAACAAEILEQEASLGLRFARIVVANGSAGTHAGLAAGMALAGEAVGRVQSYTVLAPLDPARAETAALADATLAGLSAAPLSETLEIDGSQLGDGYGIPTGAMLDAVRLMARTEGLLLDPVYSGKAFAGLLAAVREGRYAPGEAVLFVMTGGTPGLYAYRPIFEGEETA